One genomic window of Arthrobacter sp. KBS0703 includes the following:
- the dapA gene encoding 4-hydroxy-tetrahydrodipicolinate synthase — MADTSAHIPALGTLLTAMVTPFTKDGKVDYQQAAELASKLVDDGCDGLVVTGTTGETSTLKDEENLGMFRAVKEAVGGRASIIAGTGTNDTAHSVHLSQQAAALGVDGLLLVTPYYNKPSQAGVRAHFETIASSTDVPVMLYDIPGRSSIAIAPETMIRLAQHPNIVAVKDAKADFAAATRVMAETDLLFYSGDDGLTLPWMALGAVGLVGVTTHVATRRFRELIDAVNANDLGTARKINFELEPVVRATMTRIQGAVAAKQILKWQGVLPNSVVRLPLVEPDEAEIEIIREDLAEGGLVFS, encoded by the coding sequence ATGGCTGACACTTCCGCGCACATTCCTGCTCTTGGTACGCTCTTGACCGCTATGGTCACGCCCTTCACCAAGGATGGCAAAGTGGACTACCAGCAGGCTGCGGAGCTGGCCAGCAAGCTCGTCGACGACGGCTGCGACGGCCTGGTGGTCACCGGAACCACGGGGGAAACCTCCACCCTCAAGGACGAGGAAAACCTCGGAATGTTCCGCGCCGTCAAGGAAGCGGTCGGCGGACGGGCCAGCATTATCGCCGGCACCGGGACCAACGACACAGCCCACTCCGTGCACCTTTCCCAGCAGGCGGCTGCGCTCGGTGTCGACGGGCTCCTGCTCGTCACGCCGTACTACAACAAGCCCAGCCAGGCCGGCGTCCGCGCGCACTTTGAGACCATCGCGTCGTCAACGGACGTGCCCGTCATGCTCTACGACATCCCGGGCCGCTCCTCCATCGCGATCGCGCCCGAGACCATGATCCGCCTCGCGCAGCACCCGAATATCGTTGCTGTCAAGGACGCCAAGGCCGATTTCGCCGCTGCAACGCGTGTCATGGCCGAGACCGACCTTCTCTTCTACTCCGGCGACGACGGCCTGACCCTTCCCTGGATGGCCCTGGGCGCCGTGGGACTCGTGGGCGTGACCACCCACGTTGCCACCCGCCGCTTCCGGGAACTCATCGACGCCGTCAATGCGAACGACCTCGGCACCGCCCGCAAGATCAACTTCGAACTTGAGCCCGTGGTGCGCGCAACCATGACCCGCATCCAGGGAGCCGTTGCGGCCAAACAAATTCTTAAATGGCAGGGAGTCCTGCCCAACTCGGTTGTCCGTTTGCCCCTCGTGGAGCCGGACGAAGCTGAGATCGAAATCATCCGCGAGGACTTGGCGGAGGGAGGGCTGGTCTTTTCCTGA
- a CDS encoding carbon-nitrogen hydrolase family protein, with protein sequence MTSALTVSAVQYQALEGGIAVNAPEHVRLIEDADSHGARLVLFPELSLTGYNLPLLRDGDRPGGDQWLVPGDVRLDPVREICRRTGITAVVGAAYREADGTPRLAALALHPNGDADVGFKTHLHGDEESLFAAGPGPAVLDVDGWKIALAICFDAAHPGHSGTAADAGADVYAVSALYTEGEGHRLGLHLGARAMDNRTYTVLANLGGRTPLGPSCGLSGFWGPDGLPMQHASGTGTEVVTAVLRRGPLDRYRQERLRHDR encoded by the coding sequence GTGACCTCAGCGCTGACCGTATCCGCCGTCCAGTACCAGGCCCTGGAGGGCGGCATTGCCGTCAACGCGCCGGAGCACGTGCGCCTCATCGAGGATGCCGATTCGCACGGTGCCAGGCTGGTGCTTTTCCCCGAACTCTCGCTCACCGGATACAACCTGCCCCTTCTCCGGGACGGGGATCGTCCGGGCGGAGACCAGTGGCTGGTGCCTGGCGACGTCCGCCTCGATCCCGTTCGGGAAATCTGCCGGCGGACAGGGATCACCGCGGTGGTCGGTGCGGCGTATCGTGAAGCGGATGGCACGCCACGGCTGGCTGCCCTGGCACTCCACCCGAACGGCGACGCCGATGTCGGCTTCAAGACACACCTCCACGGGGACGAGGAGTCCCTGTTTGCCGCCGGGCCGGGCCCGGCTGTCCTGGACGTCGACGGCTGGAAGATTGCCCTGGCCATTTGCTTCGACGCAGCCCACCCCGGCCACTCGGGCACGGCCGCGGACGCCGGCGCCGACGTTTACGCCGTATCTGCCCTCTACACGGAGGGGGAAGGGCACCGCCTGGGGCTGCACCTGGGGGCGCGGGCCATGGACAACCGGACCTACACGGTGCTGGCCAACCTGGGCGGCCGGACACCCCTGGGTCCGTCCTGTGGCCTGAGCGGCTTCTGGGGCCCGGACGGCCTGCCCATGCAGCATGCCTCCGGGACCGGAACGGAAGTGGTCACCGCCGTGCTGCGGCGCGGCCCCCTCGATCGGTACCGGCAAGAACGGCTACGGCACGATCGGTAA
- a CDS encoding heparan-alpha-glucosaminide N-acetyltransferase domain-containing protein, which translates to MTSRSTAAQSGTKKGAAVSTRLAGIDAARGLALLGMMATHLLPTFESDAALTPTWIGLTFSGRAAALFAVLAGIGLALSTGKQRPLEGSALSAARRGIALRALVIAVVGLALGGLDVNVAVILVHYAALFLCILPFIGLRLKALCAWAAGWILASPVIAFLLRPWLMAADPPLQLNHNPGWEDLSTPGQLLGDLFLTGYYPVFQWIAYLLVGLILGRLALSAAVVPVLLLAGGTAVAAFAKVLGTAAMEELGGRPALQALLTDPDYPLDSLLQVNLAGVRQEGSWWWLAGSAPHSGTTLDLLHTSGVAAAVVGLCLLIGRLGEWLDLDLLLPLRGAGAMTLTLYTAHVCVVASFHLKPLPAGWTEDGMYVAHAALAVLIGMVFAVLKWRGPLEWLGHAANQVGRHQPARIR; encoded by the coding sequence ATGACCTCGCGGAGCACGGCTGCACAGTCCGGAACCAAGAAAGGCGCAGCAGTCAGCACCCGGCTTGCGGGAATAGACGCCGCGCGTGGCCTCGCCCTCCTCGGAATGATGGCCACCCACCTGCTGCCGACGTTCGAATCCGACGCCGCGCTGACCCCGACCTGGATCGGACTGACCTTCTCCGGGCGGGCCGCAGCCCTCTTCGCCGTCCTGGCAGGCATCGGACTGGCCCTCTCCACCGGCAAGCAGAGGCCCCTCGAGGGCAGCGCCCTCTCTGCGGCACGGCGGGGCATCGCCCTGCGCGCCCTGGTGATTGCCGTCGTCGGGCTCGCCCTAGGTGGACTGGACGTCAATGTGGCAGTGATCCTGGTCCACTACGCCGCCCTCTTCCTGTGCATCCTGCCGTTTATCGGGCTACGGCTGAAGGCACTCTGCGCCTGGGCCGCAGGCTGGATCCTGGCATCCCCGGTGATCGCTTTCCTGCTCCGGCCCTGGCTCATGGCCGCGGATCCGCCGCTGCAGCTGAACCACAACCCCGGCTGGGAGGATCTGTCCACGCCGGGCCAACTGCTGGGCGACCTGTTCCTGACGGGCTACTACCCGGTGTTCCAGTGGATTGCGTATCTGCTGGTGGGGCTCATCCTCGGCCGCCTGGCGTTGTCGGCGGCGGTGGTACCGGTGCTGCTACTGGCCGGCGGCACCGCGGTGGCCGCCTTCGCGAAGGTCCTGGGCACGGCAGCCATGGAGGAATTGGGCGGCAGGCCCGCACTGCAGGCGCTCCTCACCGACCCCGACTACCCGCTGGACAGCCTCCTGCAGGTCAATCTCGCCGGCGTCCGGCAGGAGGGTTCATGGTGGTGGCTGGCCGGCAGCGCACCCCACTCCGGAACCACGCTGGACCTGCTGCACACGAGCGGCGTGGCGGCCGCCGTCGTCGGACTCTGCCTGCTGATTGGCCGGCTCGGGGAATGGCTGGATCTGGACCTGCTGCTTCCGTTGCGCGGCGCCGGGGCCATGACGCTGACGCTGTACACGGCCCACGTTTGCGTGGTGGCGTCGTTCCACCTCAAGCCCCTCCCGGCCGGGTGGACCGAGGACGGGATGTACGTCGCCCATGCCGCCTTGGCGGTGCTGATCGGGATGGTCTTCGCCGTCCTGAAGTGGCGCGGCCCGCTGGAATGGCTGGGGCATGCCGCCAATCAGGTGGGACGGCACCAGCCGGCGCGGATCCGGTGA
- the dapB gene encoding 4-hydroxy-tetrahydrodipicolinate reductase yields the protein MTEQLAVAVLGANGRMGAEAVKAVEAAPDMKLVAALGRGDSLDTLLSAGARFVVDLTVPESTRENVRFAVENGMHAVVGTTGWDAGKLQELGDLLAGRPDVGVLIAPNFALGSVLASAFAAKASKYFESVEIIELHHPDKVDAPSGTAVRTAQLVAAERAAAGVGPSPDATTSELAGARGCDVDGVRVHSVRLRGLVAHQEVLLGGTGEQLTLRHDSFDRASFMPGVLLGIRNVANHPGLTVGLDGYLDLGL from the coding sequence ATGACCGAACAACTCGCTGTCGCCGTCCTGGGCGCGAACGGGCGCATGGGCGCCGAGGCCGTCAAAGCGGTAGAGGCCGCCCCCGACATGAAGCTCGTCGCAGCCTTGGGACGGGGCGACTCCCTGGACACTTTGCTCAGCGCCGGTGCCAGGTTCGTGGTGGATCTCACCGTTCCGGAGAGCACCCGGGAGAACGTACGTTTCGCCGTCGAGAACGGCATGCATGCGGTCGTGGGCACCACTGGCTGGGACGCCGGAAAGCTGCAGGAGCTCGGCGACCTGCTGGCAGGCCGTCCGGACGTCGGCGTGCTGATCGCGCCAAACTTTGCCCTCGGTTCCGTCCTGGCCTCGGCATTCGCCGCCAAGGCTTCCAAGTACTTTGAATCCGTGGAAATCATCGAGCTCCACCACCCTGACAAGGTCGATGCGCCCTCCGGCACGGCCGTCCGGACCGCCCAGCTGGTCGCGGCGGAACGCGCAGCGGCCGGCGTCGGGCCAAGCCCGGATGCCACCACCAGCGAACTTGCCGGCGCCCGCGGGTGCGACGTGGACGGCGTCCGTGTGCACAGCGTGCGGCTCCGCGGCCTCGTTGCGCATCAGGAGGTCCTCCTCGGCGGCACGGGGGAGCAGCTGACCCTGCGGCATGACTCGTTTGACCGGGCGTCGTTCATGCCCGGCGTCCTCCTGGGGATCCGGAACGTCGCGAACCACCCCGGACTGACCGTGGGCCTGGACGGCTACCTGGACCTGGGGCTGTAA
- a CDS encoding molybdenum cofactor biosynthesis protein MoaE, whose product MGTEPFLTGPSFTGPAFEVVHAVLSAEPISVDQAIAAVESDTAGAVVSFSGVVRNHDGGKPVDRLSYSAHPTAHQVMADVVAQLAAEHEGAGASTPPVRIWAAHRVGSLEIGEPALVCAVSAAHRGQAFAVCSELVDRIKAQVPIWKEQFFSDGTVEWVGAGA is encoded by the coding sequence ATGGGCACTGAACCATTCCTGACGGGGCCATCATTCACGGGGCCGGCATTCGAAGTAGTGCATGCGGTGCTGAGCGCCGAGCCCATCTCCGTGGACCAGGCCATCGCGGCCGTGGAGTCGGACACCGCAGGCGCGGTGGTCAGCTTCAGCGGCGTGGTGCGGAACCACGACGGCGGCAAGCCGGTTGACCGGCTCAGTTACAGCGCGCATCCGACGGCGCACCAGGTGATGGCCGACGTCGTGGCGCAGCTGGCGGCCGAGCACGAAGGTGCCGGCGCCTCCACGCCGCCGGTCCGGATCTGGGCAGCACACCGGGTGGGCTCCCTGGAAATCGGCGAACCGGCCCTGGTCTGCGCCGTGTCGGCGGCACACCGCGGGCAGGCCTTCGCCGTGTGCTCCGAACTCGTGGACCGCATCAAGGCACAGGTCCCCATCTGGAAGGAACAGTTCTTCAGCGACGGCACCGTCGAGTGGGTCGGGGCCGGGGCGTAG
- a CDS encoding MogA/MoaB family molybdenum cofactor biosynthesis protein, with protein sequence MSSAATHSTPHVHGEVQGRKAGVVIASTRAAAGIYRDETGPVIIDWLTEHGFEPFPAMVVPDGEPVGAAIRALLTQQPAVVITSGGTGLSPDDRTPEMTLPLLDREIPGIMEGIRQAGIAKTPHAMLSRGHAGAAGRTFIVNLPGSPKGVMDGLSVLDPVIGHLCDQLEGGHGH encoded by the coding sequence GTGAGCAGCGCTGCAACCCATTCAACGCCCCACGTCCACGGTGAGGTGCAGGGCCGGAAGGCCGGCGTCGTCATTGCCTCGACGCGGGCCGCGGCCGGAATCTACCGGGACGAGACCGGCCCGGTCATCATCGACTGGCTCACCGAACACGGCTTTGAGCCCTTTCCGGCAATGGTGGTGCCCGACGGCGAGCCGGTGGGAGCCGCGATCCGCGCCCTCCTGACCCAGCAGCCCGCCGTCGTCATCACCAGCGGCGGCACCGGGCTGAGTCCCGATGACCGGACGCCGGAAATGACGCTGCCGCTGCTGGACCGCGAGATCCCCGGCATCATGGAGGGCATCCGGCAGGCCGGGATCGCCAAAACTCCCCATGCCATGCTCAGCCGCGGGCATGCCGGCGCGGCCGGCCGGACATTCATCGTTAATCTGCCCGGATCACCGAAGGGCGTCATGGACGGACTGTCCGTGCTGGATCCGGTGATCGGGCACCTGTGCGACCAGTTGGAGGGCGGACATGGGCACTGA
- the moaC gene encoding cyclic pyranopterin monophosphate synthase MoaC: MDAVTAENDNAALTHLRRDGTAQMVDVSGKPETTREATATATVRSTPEVLALLGSGGLPKGDALAVARVAGIMAAKKTPELIPLCHPLPISKVTVDFELGADAVDILATVKTRGVTGVEMEALTAASVAALSVYDMIKAVDKHAVLTDIKVLAKSGGKSGDWAL, translated from the coding sequence ATGGATGCTGTGACTGCAGAAAATGACAACGCCGCGCTGACGCACCTCCGCCGTGACGGGACGGCCCAGATGGTGGACGTCTCGGGAAAACCGGAGACCACCCGCGAGGCCACGGCCACCGCAACGGTCCGGAGCACCCCGGAGGTCCTGGCGCTGCTGGGCTCCGGCGGCCTGCCCAAGGGCGACGCCCTGGCCGTCGCGAGGGTCGCCGGAATCATGGCGGCCAAGAAAACCCCCGAACTCATTCCGCTGTGCCACCCGCTGCCGATTTCGAAGGTCACGGTCGACTTCGAACTGGGAGCAGATGCCGTGGACATCCTTGCCACAGTGAAGACCAGGGGAGTCACCGGCGTCGAAATGGAAGCCCTGACCGCCGCCTCCGTCGCGGCGCTGAGCGTGTACGACATGATCAAGGCCGTGGACAAGCATGCCGTCCTGACGGACATCAAGGTGCTCGCCAAAAGCGGCGGCAAGAGCGGGGACTGGGCACTGTGA
- a CDS encoding molybdopterin-dependent oxidoreductase has product MTPSPEFYRIDTALSVPVIDPREWRLKVTGLVDREIELDFDALLAKPLRERHVTIACVSNEVGGDLIGNALWLGWPVRELLAMAGPKPGADMVLARSTDGWTAGTPLEVLTDGRDALLAVGMNGEPLPLEHGFPVRMIVPGLYGYVSATKWLTELKVTTFADDVAYWTPRGWSARGPIKISSRIDVPRDGRSAPPGRVVFGGVAWAQHTGIGKVELRVDRGSWQQADLAPGISVDTWYQWQLGVDLQPGQHEVQVRATDLHGAAQTEEHRSVAPDGATGFHTIRVDVNP; this is encoded by the coding sequence GTGACGCCGAGCCCCGAGTTTTACCGCATCGACACCGCGCTGTCAGTCCCGGTCATCGATCCGCGCGAATGGAGGCTCAAGGTCACCGGCCTGGTGGACCGTGAGATCGAACTTGATTTCGACGCGCTGCTGGCCAAACCGCTGAGGGAGCGCCATGTGACCATCGCCTGCGTGTCCAACGAGGTGGGTGGCGACCTGATCGGCAATGCGCTCTGGCTTGGCTGGCCCGTCCGCGAGCTGCTGGCGATGGCAGGTCCGAAGCCGGGCGCGGACATGGTGCTCGCCAGGAGCACGGACGGCTGGACCGCCGGCACTCCGCTGGAGGTCCTCACGGACGGCCGGGATGCGCTGCTCGCCGTGGGCATGAACGGCGAGCCGCTTCCGCTGGAACACGGGTTTCCGGTCCGCATGATCGTCCCCGGCCTCTACGGATACGTGTCAGCCACGAAATGGCTTACGGAACTCAAAGTCACCACGTTCGCCGACGACGTCGCCTACTGGACACCGCGCGGATGGTCCGCGCGCGGACCCATCAAGATCTCTTCGCGCATCGATGTTCCCCGTGACGGCCGGTCCGCGCCTCCGGGCCGCGTGGTGTTCGGCGGCGTGGCGTGGGCGCAGCACACCGGAATCGGGAAGGTGGAGCTGCGGGTCGATCGGGGCAGCTGGCAGCAGGCCGACCTTGCTCCCGGCATCTCTGTGGACACCTGGTACCAGTGGCAGCTCGGCGTCGATCTGCAGCCGGGACAGCACGAGGTCCAGGTGCGCGCCACCGACCTTCACGGTGCCGCGCAGACCGAGGAGCACCGGTCCGTCGCCCCGGACGGCGCCACGGGCTTCCACACCATTAGAGTTGACGTAAACCCGTAG